The following are encoded together in the Panicum virgatum strain AP13 chromosome 6K, P.virgatum_v5, whole genome shotgun sequence genome:
- the LOC120713629 gene encoding uncharacterized protein LOC120713629, with protein sequence MLRRRLPEARAFLGQLLGRVSHEGRTDAAAAVSSPFGHFVERLIGGGAPASRAPSDLAEAGGATSARRGARGRDPASLTVHFLRHSCGLAEADAAKAAERVRLRSTKNAHAVLALLRDTLGMPPASIARLVAAFPALLASTTIGARFDFYLHELGLSPAEVRRFVLASPNRFLTAGLDGRLRPNQRLLRDLLGSDENVLAAVKQSIELIYDNLEVMLLPKLQALRDHGVTEEVLVKLVVTHPKALVHRSTRFDEGLAAMKDFGVSPDSGIFPYAFGVFAKIYQSKWDRRMENYLSLGWTEEQIRRAFTKHPYCMSVSDDKVRQLMRFLSEKLGWDPEYVSSSPTVLSFSYEKRLLPRYKVLDILVSKGVLKKGIRMGHLTISEKKFVERYVNKYQEVIPQVLEAYGARTSCAVN encoded by the coding sequence ATGCTTCGCCggcgcctccccgaggcccgcgccttcctcgggcagctcctcggCCGCGTCTCGCATGAGGGCCGGACTgatgcagccgccgccgtctcctcaCCTTTCGGGCATTTCGTCGAACGCCTCATAGGCGGCGGGGCCCCGGCCTCCCGCGCCCCCTCCGACCTCGCGGAAGCCGGCGGCGCCACCTCCGCGAGGCGCGGGGCAAGGGGACGCGACCCGGCCTCCCTCACGGTCCACTTCCTCCGCCACTCGTGCGGCCTCGCGGAGGCCGAcgccgccaaggccgccgagcgCGTGCGCCTCCGCTCCACCAAGAACGCGCACGCCGTGCTCGCGCTCCTCCGCGACACCCTCGGCATGCCCCCCGCCTCCATCGCGCGCCTCGTCGCCGCCTTCCCCGCCCTCCTCGCCTCGACCACCATCGGCGCCAGGTTCGACTTCTACCTCCACGAGCTCGGCCTCTCGCCCGCCGAGGTCCGCCGCTTCGTCCTCGCCAGCCCCAACCGCTTCCTCACCGCGGGGCTCgacggccgcctccgccccaaCCAACGCCtcctcagggacctcctcggcTCCGACGAAAACGTGCTCGCCGCCGTCAAGCAGTCCATCGAGCTCATCTATGATAACCTCGAGGTCATGCTGCTCCCCAAGCTCCAGGCGCTCCGCGACCACGGCGTCACGGAGGAGGTCCTCGTCAAGCTCGTTGTCACACACCCCAAGGCGCTCGTGCACAGGTCCACCCGCTTTGACGAGGGCTTGGCTGCCATGAAGGACTTTGGGGTGAGCCCGGACTCTGGCATATTCCCCTACGCCTTTGGGGTGTTCGCCAAAATCTACCAGTCGAAATGGGACCGCAGGATGGAGAATTACCTCAGCCTGGGGTGGACTGAGGAGCAGATCAGGCGGGCATTCACCAAGCACCCCTACTGCATGTCAGTGTCCGACGACAAGGTCAGGCAGCTCATGCGCTTCCTCTCTGAGAAGCTTGGCTGGGACCCTGAGTACGTGTCATCATCCCCGACTGTTCTTTCCTTCAGCTACGAGAAGCGCTTGCTGCCGAGGTACAAGGTGCTGGACATTCTGGTGTCCAAGGGCGTCCTCAAGAAGGGAATAAGGATGGGCCATCTGACTATTTCGGAGAAGAAATTTGTGGAGAGGTATGTCAATAAATACCAGGAAGTGATACCTCAAGTACTAGAAGCTTATGGAGCCAGGACAAGCTGTGCTGTGAATTAG
- the LOC120713391 gene encoding putative pentatricopeptide repeat-containing protein At3g25970 — translation MLTNYGVQPLPPGLGGALQLPAHASQLPPPLRMRRRHHQNLALAAARSHAALLKSGVSSPTPWNQLLIAYSAASPPGSGYSSVLAAARRVFDEIPRPDAVSWNSLLAAHVTAGAHPDAWRLLRAMHARGLAASTFALGSALRSAAAARCPALGAQLQSFAVKSGLADNVIPASALVDVYAKCGRLRDARRVFDVMPARNNVSWNALIAGYAESGDLVQAVDLFLEMEREGLAPDEATFAALLVAVEGPSWCFLMQELHGKIVKYGSALGLVVSNAAITAYSQCGALADSRRVFDGIESKDLISWNSMLGAYAYHGMNEEAMRFFVRMMQESGIRPDMYSFTSIISVCSEHWRGDHRGRGIHSLVMKIGLEGVTHVCNALISMYTRFTENCMMEDAFKCFNSLVLKDAVSWNSMLTGYSQHGLSADALRFFRCMQSENIRTDEFAFSAALRSCSDLAVLQLGRQIHSLVIQSGFSSNDFVSSSLIFMYAKSGMLGDARKSFEEADKSISVPWNSIMFGYAQHGQAQIVTNLFIEMLELRVPLDHVTFVGLITAYSHAGLVDEGSKILNTMETRYGIPLRMEHYACGVDLYGRAGQLDKAKELIDSMPFRPDAMVWMTLLGACKIHGNMELASDVASYLLVEEPRQHSTFVLLSSMFSGLGMWSDRATVQKVMKNRGLSKVPGWSWIEVKNEVHSFNAEDRSHPRMDEIYEMLRMLFRVAQRLCSSEDDEILVTVPSDT, via the exons ATGCTG ACAAATTATGGAGTTCAACCTCTCCCCCCAGGACTCGGCGGCGCTCTGCAATTGCCCGCGCACGCGTCGCAGttaccgccgccgctgcgcatgcgccgccgccaccaccaaaacctcgccctcgccgccgccaggtcCCACGCCGCCCTCCTCAAGTCCGGCGTCTCCTCCCCGACGCCCTGGAACCAGCTCCTCATCGCCtactccgccgcctcccctcccggGTCCGGCTACAGctccgtcctcgccgccgcgcgccgggtGTTCGACGAGATCCCGCGCCCCGACGCGGTCTCCTGGAactccctcctcgccgcgcaCGTCACCGCCGGCGCGCACCCGGACGCATGGCGCCTGCTCCGGGCCATGCACGCCCGGGGCCTTGCTGCCAGCACCTTCGCCCTCGGCTCCgcgctccgctccgccgccgccgcgcgctgcccCGCGCTCGGCGCCCAGCTGCAGTCTTTCGCGGTCAAGTCTGGCCTCGCCGACAACGTCATCCCCGCTAGCGCGTTGGTCGATGTATACGCGAAATGTGGCCGCTTGCGTGATGCTCGCCGCGTGTTCGACGTAATGCCGGCGCGGAATAACGTTTCTTGGAACGCGCTCATTGCGGGGTACGCGGAGTCTGGGGATCTGGTACAAGCGGTGGATCTGTTTCTTGAGATGGAGAGGGAGGGGCTGGCCCCAGATGAAGCAACATTCGCCGCTTTGCTTGTTGCAGTTGAAGGTCCGAGCTGGTGTTTCTTGATGCAAGAGTTGCACGGGAAGATTGTGAAGTATGGATCAGCGTTGGGTTTGGTTGTGTCGAATGCAGCAATCACTGCGTACTCGCAGTGTGGGGCCCTTGCAGACTCTAGAAGGGTCTTTGATGGAATTGAGAGTAAGGATTTGATATCATGGAATTCTATGCTTGGAGCCTATGCTTACCATGGGATGAATGAAGAGGCAATGAGATTCTTTGTCAGGATGATGCAAGAGAGTGGAATCCGGCCTGACATGTATAGCTTCACAAGTATCATAAGTGTTTGTTCAGAGCATTGGCGTGGCGATCACCGAGGGAGGGGAATACATAGTTTGGTAATGAAGATTGGGTTGGAAGGAGTCACACATGTTTGCAATGCTCTGATTTCCATGTACACTAGGTTCACTGAGAACTGTATGATGGAAGATGCATTTAAGTGCTTTAATTCACTGGTGCTTAAGGACGCAGTCTCCTGGAACTCTATGTTAACTGGATATTCACAGCATGGTTTGAGTGCTGATGCTTTGAGATTCTTCAGATGCATGCAGTCAGAGAATATTAGAACAGACGAGTTTGCATTCTCTGCTGCTCTGCGGTCCTGCTCAGACCTTGCTGTACTTCAGCTAGGTAGACAAATACACAGTTTAGTCATTCAATCTGGTTTTTCTTCCAATGACTTTGTTTCAAGCTCACTGATCTTCATGTATGCTAAGAGTGGAATGCTTGGTGATGCAAGAAAGTCTTTTGAAGAGGCAGATAAGAGTATCTCAGTTCCCTGGAATTCTATCATGTTTGGTTATGCACAACATGGACAGGCACAGATTGTGACCAACCTCTTCATTGAAATGCTGGAACTTCGGGTTCCTCTGGATCATGTTACCTTTGTTGGCCTGATTACCGCCTACAGCCATGCCGGTCTTGTCGATGAAGGGTCAAAAATTCTCAATACGATGGAAACTAGGTATGGAATTCCTCTTCGAATGGAGCACTATGCATGTGGTGTTGACCTCTATGGGAGGGCTGGGCAGCTTGACAAAGCAAAAGAGCTTATTGATTCTATGCCATTTCGACCAGATGCCATGGTTTGGATGACCCTTTTAGGTGCTTGCAAGATCCATGGGAATATGGAACTAGCAAGCGATGTGGCAAGCTATTTACTTGTGGAAGAACCTCGACAGCACTCCACCTTTGTTCTTCTCTCCAGCATGTTTTCTGGTCTTGGTATGTGGAGTGACAGGGCAACAGTTCAGAAGGTAATGAAGAATAGGGGATTAAGCAAAGTTCCTGGATGGAGCTGGATTGAGGTGAAAAATGAGGTGCATTCTTTCAATGCAGAGGATAGGTCACACCCAAGGATGGATGAAATATATGAGATGTTAAGAATGTTGTTTCGAGTGGCACAGAGGCTTTGTTCTTCTGAAGATGATGAGATTCTCGTGACAGTACCCAGTGATACATGA